TTCTGCTCATCCTCGTCGCGATTGTCCTGCTCGTCGGCATCGCCAATGTCTCTCACCTGGTTAGCGGAGCGAAGAAGCCAGTAGCGAAGAGTGCCCTGACGTCCAGCCCAGCCACCGTCAACCCGCAGCAGGTCAGCAGCTACCAGACCATGCAGGCGACCGAAATCAAGCGCGATGCGGAGGATCGCCAGGTACTTGCCGCCAACCAAGCAGCCGCTCTCCAGGCGCAGTCTGACCTTCCCGGCCCTGAAGCCGACAGCAGTGCGCCCATGACTGCCGCCCAACGACAGTCGATCTACGGAGACAGCCCCAACGCACCCCGCCACACGTCCAATGCGTCCCAGGGCCACGCTGAAGCCCAGCAGCGCGAGCTCGCGCACCGCAAGGCCCAGCAGGATGCCATCAACAGCGATACCGTAGCCATCGACTTCGCCCATGCCGGCGGAACTCCAGCCGCAGTCCTCGGCGATCGCGAGCAGGCGACAAATACGGCCAGCGGTGAAGACATAGGCAGCGCAGCGGAGCGGCCGGCACGTCCGGCCACACTCCAGACGGTTGCAGACACTCGCAACAGCGCGAAGGGCGATCCCATGGCACCGTATGGTTTCGACGCATACCAGGGCCAGCTTTACCGCGTGTTCGAGGGAACGGTTCTGGAGGGCGTCGTCACCAACCACATCGACGGTGGGTTCTCAGGACCCATCCTGGTGATGCTCACCACGGACTACTACTCCCACGATCACCAGCGCCTTCTCATGCCGCAGGGTACGCGGCTGATCGGCACAGTGCAGAGCGTCGGCAGCCAGGGGCAGCGGAAGATGTTCGTCACCTTTTACCGCGCCGTCTGTCCGGATGGGTTCTCACTGGAGTTCGACAAGTACATTGGCCTCGACCCCATCGGAACAACCGGCCTCGCCAGCAAGGTCGATAACCACTACCTCTCCGCCTTCGGCGCAGCGGCCGCGATCGGCGGACTAGGCGGATTGGCACAGATCGGCAACAGCGCCAGCGTTCTCGATCCGTCAGCCCAGATCCGCAACGACATGTCTCAGCAGACCGCACAAGAGGGCGAGCAGATCCTCAACCACTTCCTCAACCGGCTCCCCACCATCACCTTGAAGGAAGGATCTCGCGCCAGGGTCTACATCGGCCGAGACATCCTCATCCCGTCCTACGCCGACCATCGCGTAGATCCAACCCTCTAATCGGCCTCAAAGGAGCCCGCCATGCAGACCCAGCGCGCATACCGCACCAAGCTCGCACTCGGCGTCATCGTCTTCGCCTGTGTCGCCACTCCCAGCTTCGCCCTCTTCGGAATCGGCGACATCGTGTTCGACCCAACCAGCTACGCGTCTCTTGTCTCGCAACTTTCGACGCTGCAGATGCAGTACAACACCGTCAAGAACAACCTCGTCCACTTCTCCGCCAAGAATCAGTGGCACACAGCCCTAACGGCGTTGGAGCACGTCAACGTCGCAAACCAGTTCGGAGAGACGGCGCTCTTTTCCGTTGCGCTGAATACGAACGATCCTGGTTCCGCAAAGGTCGCATGGGGTAACGCAACCGTCCCCGTCAACAGCAGTGCATCCGTCTATCTCTCCTCTCAGCCGACGAACAGTGCAGGGAAGTCACAACTGGCGATGATCGAGGCCTCCGATGCTTCCTCACCGGACTGCCTCAATGCGGTTGGAGCCTACCGCGCCGCCCGCGATACGAACCTGTCGTCAGAACAGGCGCTCCAGGATGACCAGCTCGACGAAGGCGACGATACCAACGCCGAAGTCCAGCAGCTCAACCTCCTCAACGCGGCGCAGGCACAACACCTGGTCGAGCTCAAGGCTCAGGGCGTCCTGCACGCCTGTCTCGCGCAGCAGATGGCGATTCAGAACATGCAGCAGCGCAACGCAGCCGCAAACGACCTCAACACCTGGGGATTTGTTCAGCAGCAGCGTCAGGCCAACAACGTCAACCTGACTGGCGGCTCCCAGATCTGGACAACCTACCTTCCCTAGAACGGAGACCTCGATGCTCAAAGCAGTCAATACCAAGATTCTCGTCGCCATCCTCGCCGTGCTCTCCGCAATCGGCGCCACCCTTATTCACATCCACGACACCAACCAGGCGGCCGCCGCTTCCGCCGCGAAAGCCGCAGCCATTCTCCAACTCCAGAAAGACGATGCGGACGCAGCCAAAAAACACGACGAGGAACTCTGGAAGGGCATCCGCGAGCAGCGCAAGAAGAACAACGTAAACCCCACTGGCGGTTCGAAACCGTGGACAACCTACGTCCCGTAGCACCCTCCCCACGCAGAAAGGCGACAGCCAATGGTCCACATCCTGACATCATCCGCAGCAGTCCTAGCCTTCCAAGCAGCTCCGGGAGTGGACTGGCTTACCGTCTTTACGCAAAACCTCACGAACCTCACCACCCAGAACGGCGGCGCGCTCACGTCCTTCGGACTGACCGAGCTCAGCTTCATCTCTCTGATGGTGCTGGTCAACATGGTCATCACCTGGAGTACCGACACGATGACGTTCGGCTTCCACCGGGAGCCGCTGCGGATCGGAGACCTGGTGCAGTTTCTGCTACGGCTGATCTGCTGTCTACTGGCCGAAAACTACTGGTCGAACCCTCTACCCGGTGCCAGCTTTGGATTCAACCACCTCTTCAGCTATATCGCCCAGGTGCTTTCGCAGAGCATCGATCAGAACTCTCTTACGAACTTGGAAGCGCTCCTGAAGACGTTGGGAGACGGCACGGCCGCGCCCGCCATCACAGCACCGCTCGAACTGTTGGCGTACATTCTTATCGAGCTCATGCTGGGTGTGGTGACGATGGTGGTCTTTCTCGTCAACGTGAGCGGGTTCATCCTGTACGGCGTTGCTGCGTTGTTCGGTCCCGTCTTCATCCCGCTCTACATGACGAAGAACTTCAGGGGCAAGTTCCTGCACTTCGTAGATGTCCTGGTGAGCTTTGCTATGATCCGCGCCGTCGCCTCCGCGTTCATCTACGTGTGGGCTGGATTTCTCCAGGCGTTCGTTCTCCAGACGTTCCAGAGCGACTACTCGATGAAGATGTGGCTGGCAAATCTCATCCCCTGCATCGCGCTCTTCGGTGCGTTTGTGATCAACATGCTCTACATTCCCAGCCTCACTCAGATCATCTTCGGCGGCCACGCAGGCGCTGCAGAGAAAGTAGACGCGGCGCTCGCGAAAGTTGCGGCACTCGTAGCACTGGCCTAAATTCATGCCGATCGTTCTGCTCACCATCTTCTTGAAAGGACCGGCCTGGCTCAAAGCCTGCGTGCTGCTCGCGCTCGCAGGCCTCGTCGTAGTCGGCGGCATAGTTGCCTCCACCGCCATTCGCAACGCAACCGAAAGGACTGGTAATCACCATGCCCACCCAACTCGCACCCGCTGACACCCTCACCCCCGCCGACGCGCTGCTGACGGATTACGTCGGCAATGAGATCTACGCTGCGCACTACTCAGAACGCCGGTTGAGCCGTTTTGTGATCGGAACGCTATCAGTCATCCTACTTTTTTCGTTCGTCTTGATTCACTCGCTAGCGAACCGGCCGGTGCCAAACCGCTACGTCCGGATCGACGAGATGGGCCGCGCCCAGGCGATTCAGTACAGCGACCTCAGCTATAGCCCCCGCGAAGGGGAAGTCCGGACCTACCTCACCGATTGGGCGAACTACCGCTACACCGTCAACCGCGAGACCGTTGCCACCAAGTACCCGCTCAACTACTACTTTCTTTCAGCTCCCATAGCCTCTCGCCTCATGACCGAGGACAACGCCAATCACTTTGCATCGCTCGTCCTGTCCGGCCAGGTGGAGCAGAGCGACGACGAGGTTCGCAACGTCACGATCACGTCCATGACCGACGAGACGCTCTCAGGCGTCACGATTGCGAAGGGGACGGCACTCATTGGCGTCGACCGGCTGTACTCCCCACGGAACTCCCGGGAGCCACGGACCGAGCACTGGCTCCTGTCGGTCACGTACTACCTGAACCCAAAGCAGGTAAGTGAGCAGGCCCGCATCTTCCCCCAGTTCGAGACGATCAACCCCCTGGGCCTGACCATCACCGACTTTCACGAGAACCGAGTCTCGGTTGATCCCCTCGTCTCCGCGAGTGCCCTGCCGACTTTCGGAGCTGCCGCACCTCGCGCCGCCGCAGGAGCCACACGTTGAGCTACGACCTCATCCTGCCGTTCTTCCCCGAGGAGCTGCGGACGCTCCTGCTCGACCCGTCTATCTCGGACCTGATGATCAATGGGACGACTGGCGTCTTTGCCGACCGTGGCGGGATGGTGGAGCGGATCGAGCTTAAGACTGAGTACACCAACGAACGTCTCACCGCAGCCATCGTGCGGGTAGCGCGCATCCTCGGGCAGGACCTCACAGAGCAGAACCCCATCCTGAACACGCGTATGCCTGACGGTTCGCGTGTCGCCGTGGTGGGGCCGCCTGCGTCGGTGAACGGTCCCACCCTCACCATCCGCAAGTTCAACCAGTGGTACAGCTCGGACGATCTCATACGCGCTGGGAGTCTTCCCGCCGAGGTGCGAGACGCCGTTGTAAGCATGATCGGAGCGAAGAAGAACGGAATGATTGCGGGCGGAACTGGCTCGGGAAAGACAACTTTACTAAAAAGTTTCCTCGATCACATCCCACTCACTGAACGCCTGTGCATCATTGAGCAGCCCGCAGAGCTGAAGATCGCGCACCCCAACGCCGTGCGTTGGGAAGCAATCGAGGCGATCCCCGGGCAGGTCGCCGTGACGCCAAGCGAGTTGCTTGCCGCCGCTCTCCGCCATCGCCCGGACCGCATCATTATGGGCGAGATCCGCAACGAATGCGGGTACGACCTACTCCAGGCGATGAACACGGGCCATGGTGGAACGATGTCCACCATTCACGCAAAGTCGGCACTGGATGCACTCAGCCGCCTTTCCAACCTCGCACTCAGCGCACACCCCAACTTGGACCATGGCTTCATCCGGTCTGAGACGGCGGAGGCTATCGACTTCGTTCTCTATTGCGAACGGGACTCACGTGGCCGGCGTCGGGTGCGAGAGCTCATCACCGTCGATGGCTACACCTACCAGACACACAGCTTCAACACGACCGAACTCTACCGCGCAGCCTAACAGCACACCGAGAGGACGTTCCCGATGCACCTCGAAGACGCCATGATTGCCGAAGTGAGCAGGGCCGATGCAGAGCGGGAGATACTCCTCCACCAACTTGACCCTGCGGACTTTTTCGTCGAAATAGGCGACCGCAGCACGTACACCGGAGCGGAAGTACTCGGCTGGCTAGGCTACTAAGTCACCGACGAACATCTCCGCCGAGCTTTTCCACGCACCATTTCAACTCGGAGAACACACAATGCCCCTTCTCGAAATCGTCGCAAGCAAGAAGATCACCGCCACCGTCACCCTCGAAGAATCGACTGCGAAGCAGGTAGACCAGTACGCCGCCATGACCAAAGCTAGCGCAGACGATGTGATCGATTCAGCACTCGCCTATGTATTCGGTAAGGACACCGAGTTTAAAAAGTGGTGCACCGATAACCCCACTTTCAAGGCATCTTTCCCACTCCGACTGAAGCGGCCAGCGCCCTCGACCGGCACCAAGCCGAGCACATCACCGGCACGCTAACTGCACTCGCCCAGTGCAAAACCTTGCAGGGATGGAAACGGCGCTTCGCACCGGAATACTGGAGACACTCCATCCCTCTTAGGGTTGTGTGGCGATCAGAAGCGGTCTACCTTGGTCTACTCCTTCAAACCAAAAGGCTTATGCCATAAACAAGCTTCCTAAATCTCTCAACCGGTAGACCATTGTCTACCTCTCTTCGAGGCCTCATGAATGCTACAGAAGCAACGAAACACCTTGGGATCGGGGAGCGGATACGCCGTTCCAGCGGCCGCGCTGGACGCCGAACCGTTGCAAGCACCAAAGTCACCCTCCAAGAACATGCAGAGCTGGAGGCCGCAGCCAAGCAGGAAGGGAAGGTTCTCAGTGAATGGGCGCGTGAGGTGCTGCTGGAGAAGGCCCGAACCGGGCCAACCGGCACCGCTGTCTTTACGGAACTCATCGCGCTCCGCCTCCTCGCAAACAACGTCCTCCGTTCGATTGCTCTAGGAAAAGTGATGACGGAAAAGGAGTACGCCCAGGTGCTTTCCGAAGTGAAGAATGGCAAGCGCATTACCGCGGCCGAGATTCTCACCCAGTACCGCAACCAAGAAGGAGTTCAATAACCATGGCGACTCAATGGGGCCGAAGAGAGACTGCGGTTTGGCCACCGCACATGCCGATCTACACCTACCTCGGAGTTGCATCAGCACTCCTCTGCACCCTGATCTTCGTTTGGCAAAACTACAGCTTTTGGCAAACTCCGCTACAGCAGTCCTACGCGACCGAGTATCTCCGCGCGCAGATCAGCTCTCAGTTCGAATTGCACGGCAGCTATCGGCTGATCTACCTTAGCGGCAATCACCGCACCCGGCTGGCAATACCTGATGATTTCGAAAACGGAGTCACCACACTGCCAGGAGGCAGCTCCGTCCCCGTCGTCCTTTCGCGTACAGCCAGGGCCGAGGGGTTTGAATTCTTCTATCGCGCACCCACCCTGAGCTACAAGGATGCCTCGCTCTATAGCTGGTTCAGAAGTAACGTCTTCAAGGGCAAGGGCATCTTGCGCATGTACGCAGCGAACCTCTGCGAAGGCGTCTTCGTTCTGTTTGCCATCCTCTTCTACACGGTTCGGCTCGACATGAAGCGGCTAAAAGAGATGAAGTACGGTCGCCGCTTGAAAGGTCCGGTCATGCACTCCACCCATAGCTTCAACGCGGCTGTAAAAGGTGACGGCATCGGGATCGTCACCACGGACGCCGCCAAGTCGTTCCGCTTTCCGTTCCGAGCCGCGACGCCGGCGACCCTGCGAATTCCTCTGACGAGCGAGGCACAGCACATCGAAATCATCGGGGACACCGGTTCGGGCAAAACGACGATCATCCTCCAAATGCTCCAGCAGATTCAACTGCGCGGAGAGGCTGCCATCATCTATGACCCAGCCTGCGAGTTCGTGAAACGGTTCTACGACGCCAGGAAAGACGTCATCCTGAATCCTTTGGACGCACGTTGCCCGTACTGGGGACCGTCCGAAGAGTTGCGGAGCAAGGCCGAGGCCAAGGCGATCGCGGCTTCCCTCTATCAGCCGACCAGCGATAAAAAGGGTGAGTTCTTTACCGAGACCCCGCAGAAGATCTTCGCCCACCTGCTCACCTTCGGCCCCACTCCCCAGGAGCTGATCAAGTGGATGTCCGATCCGGCCGAGATCGATGCCCGCGTGCAGGGAACCGAGCTTGCGGCAATCATTGCGCCTGGAGCTCAACAGCAGAGAGCAGGCGTTCTGGCCTCACTCGGGCTCATCGCGGACAGCCTCCGGATGCTTCCTACCAAAGAGCAGGCCAAGAACCGGACCTGGAGCGCGACTGAATGGGCTGAGAAACGCGAGGGTTGGATCTTCATCACGTCGAAGGCTGCGGAGCGTGAAGCCCTTCGCCCACTCCACTCCCTTTGGATCGACTTGCTGGTACTCCGCCTGCTGAGCGCGCCGACCGCGACCCAGCGGCCAGTCTGGTTTGTCCTAGACGAGCTCGCCAGTCTGCAGCGGCTTCCGCAGCTCCACACGGCCATCACTGAGAACCGCAAGTCAAAGAACCCGCTCATCCTCGGCCTGCAGGGCAAAGCACAGCTGGAGACGATCTATGGCCACCTGGCCGAGGTGATGCTCTCGCAGCCGGCGACAAAGATCTTCCTCAAGACGACAGAGCCCAAAGCCTCCGAATGGGTGTCGAAGGCCATCGGCAACGTTGAGATCGAACGGATGCGTGAGACTCACGTTCACGGCAGCAGAGAAGGGAAGAGCTTCACCATCGACCGCCAGACCGAGCCGCTGGTCATGGACTCCGAGATCTCCGGTCTCGCAGACAAGCACGCATTCCTCAAACTCGGAAACAACGTGGCTCGCTTTGCCTTCACCTATTGCGATATGCCGGAGATCGCCGCCGACTTCGTTCCTCGCGCCGTACTCGAGGACGAGCTTGCTTTCGATCCCCTTACGCTCAAGAAGAAGTACACCCCCATTCCCACCCCGACTTACCTTCCCGAGGAGGCAGTACTGACGGAAGATCCCGAAGAGGAAAAAGAAGATCCTGAAATTGACGAGGAGATTGAACCGACCGACGAAGCAGAGCCTGCGGACGTGTCCGCCGAGCTCAGACCCGAAAGCGCACCAGGTCTCTTTCCAGACGCCGAATCTTCGTACCTAACCGGCGCGGAGATCTAGGCTCATGCTGACGATCTCCAAACCGTTGAATGCAGGACAGGCCCAGACCTATCACTCCAAGGAGTTCACGTCTCCAGATCAGAACTACTGGCAACAAGGTGACGTGAATCTTGGCGAGTGGCAAGGGAAGCTGGCGGAGACTTTCGGACTCTCCGGGTACATCGACGCCGGGCAGTTTGCTCGCCTCAGCGAAGGACGCCACCCCGTCACAGGCGAGCAGCTCGTCAAGCATCGGACCTCGAAAGAGTACATAACAGCAGACGGCACCACCGTAAAGCCAGTGGAGCATCGGGCCGGCTGGGATGCGACGTTCTCCGCTCCAAAGTCAGTCTCCCTGACAGCTCTTGTCGGCGGAGATGACCGAGTGAGAGAAGCGCACCGTGCCGCTGTAACGGTCGCCCTGGATGAGTTGCAGCATTACACCCAGGCGCGGATCGGCGGGAACAACGCCGCCGAAACGACGGGGAAGTTCATCGTCGCCAAGTTCGAGCATGACACCGCCCGCCCCGTCGACGGCTATGCAGCGCCCCAGCTCCACACCCATGCTGTCGTCTTCAATATGACCCAGAGAGACAACGGAGACACCCGCGCCCTGCAGGAACGCGGCATGTTCGACACGCAGCAGTTCGCCACCGCAATCTATCAGTCGGAACTCACGTTCCGTCTGAGGAATCTAGGCTATGAGATCGAAGCCGGCCGAAGTGGAGCGCCCGAAATCAAGGGCTACACCCACGCATATCTTGAAGCGTCCAGCCCTCGCTCTCAACAGATCCGCGAATATCTCGAATCAACAGGGTTTCAAGGTCCAGCAGCGGCGCAGATAGCAGCTCACGACACTCGCGACAAGAAAGAGATCCACTCCACAGCCGAGGTTATTGCTGCGCACTATAAAGTCGCCGCCGCCCACGGCCACCAGGCAGAGTCAGTGATCGCTGAAGCCAGGGACCGCCAACGTTTCCAGCCGTTGGAAAGGGTTCCTGACGCACCTGGCCGCGCTAAGGAAGCCGTGAGCTACGCAAAGAGCCGCGGCTTTGAGCGAGAAGCTGTCTCGGATGAACGCCTGCTCATGCGTGACGCACTTAGGCGCGGCATGGGTGATATTACCTACCCCGAGATTCGGAGGAACTTCGATCAACGTCTCAGCACGGGCGAGTTTAGATCCGTCGACGCCACAAAGCACGCCACCGGCCGGAGCTTCACCACGCCTGAGACCATCGCCATGGAACGCAGTGCCGTGAACAGCTTGCGCCTCGGTCAGGATGCCGTTGAGCCGATCATGCAGATCGAGGCTGCCAGAAAACAGGCCACATCTAAGCCTCAACTTAACGAAGGCCAGCGAAAAGCCATCGAGGAAATCCTCACCTCCCGAGACCGAGTTCATGGTCTTCAGGGGCTCGCAGGGACCGGTAAAACGACGAGCTTAGCCGTCATCCGCGAGGGTGCCGAGCGCAACG
This DNA window, taken from Granulicella tundricola MP5ACTX9, encodes the following:
- a CDS encoding TrbI/VirB10 family protein, which translates into the protein MSETPATVPSQPESNAPIKKGFPILLILVAIVLLVGIANVSHLVSGAKKPVAKSALTSSPATVNPQQVSSYQTMQATEIKRDAEDRQVLAANQAAALQAQSDLPGPEADSSAPMTAAQRQSIYGDSPNAPRHTSNASQGHAEAQQRELAHRKAQQDAINSDTVAIDFAHAGGTPAAVLGDREQATNTASGEDIGSAAERPARPATLQTVADTRNSAKGDPMAPYGFDAYQGQLYRVFEGTVLEGVVTNHIDGGFSGPILVMLTTDYYSHDHQRLLMPQGTRLIGTVQSVGSQGQRKMFVTFYRAVCPDGFSLEFDKYIGLDPIGTTGLASKVDNHYLSAFGAAAAIGGLGGLAQIGNSASVLDPSAQIRNDMSQQTAQEGEQILNHFLNRLPTITLKEGSRARVYIGRDILIPSYADHRVDPTL
- a CDS encoding VirB8/TrbF family protein, which gives rise to MPTQLAPADTLTPADALLTDYVGNEIYAAHYSERRLSRFVIGTLSVILLFSFVLIHSLANRPVPNRYVRIDEMGRAQAIQYSDLSYSPREGEVRTYLTDWANYRYTVNRETVATKYPLNYYFLSAPIASRLMTEDNANHFASLVLSGQVEQSDDEVRNVTITSMTDETLSGVTIAKGTALIGVDRLYSPRNSREPRTEHWLLSVTYYLNPKQVSEQARIFPQFETINPLGLTITDFHENRVSVDPLVSASALPTFGAAAPRAAAGATR
- a CDS encoding CpaF family protein, with translation MSYDLILPFFPEELRTLLLDPSISDLMINGTTGVFADRGGMVERIELKTEYTNERLTAAIVRVARILGQDLTEQNPILNTRMPDGSRVAVVGPPASVNGPTLTIRKFNQWYSSDDLIRAGSLPAEVRDAVVSMIGAKKNGMIAGGTGSGKTTLLKSFLDHIPLTERLCIIEQPAELKIAHPNAVRWEAIEAIPGQVAVTPSELLAAALRHRPDRIIMGEIRNECGYDLLQAMNTGHGGTMSTIHAKSALDALSRLSNLALSAHPNLDHGFIRSETAEAIDFVLYCERDSRGRRRVRELITVDGYTYQTHSFNTTELYRAA
- a CDS encoding plasmid mobilization protein — protein: MNATEATKHLGIGERIRRSSGRAGRRTVASTKVTLQEHAELEAAAKQEGKVLSEWAREVLLEKARTGPTGTAVFTELIALRLLANNVLRSIALGKVMTEKEYAQVLSEVKNGKRITAAEILTQYRNQEGVQ
- a CDS encoding type IV secretion system DNA-binding domain-containing protein, with product MATQWGRRETAVWPPHMPIYTYLGVASALLCTLIFVWQNYSFWQTPLQQSYATEYLRAQISSQFELHGSYRLIYLSGNHRTRLAIPDDFENGVTTLPGGSSVPVVLSRTARAEGFEFFYRAPTLSYKDASLYSWFRSNVFKGKGILRMYAANLCEGVFVLFAILFYTVRLDMKRLKEMKYGRRLKGPVMHSTHSFNAAVKGDGIGIVTTDAAKSFRFPFRAATPATLRIPLTSEAQHIEIIGDTGSGKTTIILQMLQQIQLRGEAAIIYDPACEFVKRFYDARKDVILNPLDARCPYWGPSEELRSKAEAKAIAASLYQPTSDKKGEFFTETPQKIFAHLLTFGPTPQELIKWMSDPAEIDARVQGTELAAIIAPGAQQQRAGVLASLGLIADSLRMLPTKEQAKNRTWSATEWAEKREGWIFITSKAAEREALRPLHSLWIDLLVLRLLSAPTATQRPVWFVLDELASLQRLPQLHTAITENRKSKNPLILGLQGKAQLETIYGHLAEVMLSQPATKIFLKTTEPKASEWVSKAIGNVEIERMRETHVHGSREGKSFTIDRQTEPLVMDSEISGLADKHAFLKLGNNVARFAFTYCDMPEIAADFVPRAVLEDELAFDPLTLKKKYTPIPTPTYLPEEAVLTEDPEEEKEDPEIDEEIEPTDEAEPADVSAELRPESAPGLFPDAESSYLTGAEI